From Halorientalis litorea:
ACAGGCCGTCCCACCCGCTCTCGCGGCCGTCGTTGGCCTGTGCCTCCAGCTCGCCCACCACGGCCTCGGGAACGTGTATCGTCGCGCCGGCGAACTCACCGGACTCGACGTGTTCGGACACGCGGCCGTCGATGACCACGCTCGTGTCCGGTACGATGTCCATACCCCCGCTTGGAGCGGTTCCCTCATAAGGGGCGTGATGGCCTGCCCCGCCGACGTGTCACGGCCGGGGTCAGATGTCCTCGATTTCGAAGTCGGCCGCGTACCAGTCCAGCGCGAGGACGAAGACGGCCCCGAGGACTGCGACGCCGAGGAACGCGGCCACCACCTCCGCCGAGAACCCGTATCCCGGCCGCCCCCGAATCTCCGCGACCGGTGCCCGAAGCGCGCCGACGACGAGGGCGACGAGGAAGGCCAGCGTCGCCTCGCGGTTGCGGTCCAGCGCGTACCGGACCAGCCGCGACACCGTGAACAAGCCGACGAGGCCGCCGCCGACGAACGTCACGATGACCGGTCCCTGCCCGGCTATCGCGTCGGTCGACCCGTCGGTGACGAGGCCAGTCAGGCCGTCGACGAACTCCGAGAGGGCCGTCGAGAGCCGGGTGTACTGCCCCAGAATCACGAGCAGGAGTGACCCGGAGATGCCGGGGAGAATCATCGCGCTCACCGCGATGGCCCCGGCGACGAACACGACGGGGAGGTCGCCGCCGAGCACGCCGTCCGCGCTGCCCGAGAGGAGGAACGCGAACAGGAACCCGACGACTGCGGCGGCCCCCGACCCGACGGTACGGATGGAGATGGCCCGCAGGAGGACCACCGCGGAGGCTGCGATGAGGCCGAAGAAGAAGCCAAAGAGGACGACCGGGTACTGCTGGTCGGCCCAGTGGACGACTCTGGTGATGGTGACGACGGCAGTGACGATACCGCCCAGCAGGGCGAGGAGGAAC
This genomic window contains:
- a CDS encoding DUF368 domain-containing protein, with amino-acid sequence MPSSPDHATESRPTLRESVPPLREWASTFLVGLFMGSADAVPGVSGGTIALIAGIYERLITAVTAVTPERVVGFLAALTPLSGGVSVREAVGIFDDVDGWFLLALLGGIVTAVVTITRVVHWADQQYPVVLFGFFFGLIAASAVVLLRAISIRTVGSGAAAVVGFLFAFLLSGSADGVLGGDLPVVFVAGAIAVSAMILPGISGSLLLVILGQYTRLSTALSEFVDGLTGLVTDGSTDAIAGQGPVIVTFVGGGLVGLFTVSRLVRYALDRNREATLAFLVALVVGALRAPVAEIRGRPGYGFSAEVVAAFLGVAVLGAVFVLALDWYAADFEIEDI